The DNA segment TGACCCCGACCGCCTTCGACGACGACGATCGCGCCTTCGCCGAGCGGTTCGCGCAACGCGTGGCGGGGGACCTCGACAACGCGCGCCTCTACCACGAGCTCGAGCGCGCGGAGGCGGCGCAACGGTTCCTCGGCGAGGCCGCCGAGCGCCTCGCGGGATCCCTCGACGTCGACGAGCTCGTGCGCCTCGTCCCGCGCCTCGTGGTCCCGTTCCTCGGCGACATGTGCGTGATGTACCTCCTGAACCAGGAGGGCCAGGCGTGCCGCTTCGGCTGCGCCCACGTGGAGCCGGACAAGGAGCGGCAGCTCGTCGATCTGGTCGAGCGTTACCTCCCGCGCGGCGCTCAGCCCGGCGCGATCCCCGCGCGCTCGCACGAGCCCATCCTCGACCCCGAGATCGACGAGGCCACGTTCGATCGCCGCGGCGTCGACGCGGAGCAACGAGCGCACTGGCGCCGCATCGGCATCAGCACGGCGATGGCCGTGCCCGTGCGCGCGCGCGGGCGTGTCCTCGGCAGCATCAGCTTCGGGCGCAACCTCGGGCCTCGTTACCGGAGCGAGGATCTCGCGCTCGCGATCGCGCTCGCCGATCGCGTGGGCATCTCGATGGATAACGCGCGGCTCTACCAGGAGGCGCAGGACGCGCTCCGGGCGCGCGACGAGTTCCTCTCCATCGCCTCACACGAGCTGCGATCGCCGCTGACCACGGTCTGCCTCTCGGTGGACATGCTCGCGCGGGGCCTCCGGGGCGGGGTGAGCGTCGACGCGTGCCTGACGCGGGTCGAGGGCACGCGGCGGCAGCTCGCGCGGCTGAAGCGCCTCGTCGACGGCCTGCTCGACGTCTCGCGTATCGCCGCAGGCAGGCTCGTCCTCGAGATCGGGGAGGTCGATCTCTGCGCGCTCTGCACCGATCTCGTCGACCGCATCACCGAGGAGGCGCGGGGCGTGGGCAGCGAGGTGCACCTCCGGGCGCGCTGCGATCGGACGATCCACGGCGACGTGCTCCGGATCGAGCAGGTCCTGACGAACCTGCTCGGCAACGCGCTCCGTTACGCGGCCCCCGCCCCCGTGCACGTGCACGTCGAGGTCGACGAAGGCGGCGCGCGCATCTCGGTGCGGGACGAGGGCAAGGGCATCTCACCCGAGGATCTGCCGCGGATCTTCGATCGATTCGAGCGCGCCGCGGCGTCTGGCGCCCACGGCGGCCTCGGGCTCGGCCTGTACATCGCGCGCCAGATCTGCGAGGCGCACGGCGGCTCGATCTGCGCCTTCAGCGAGCCCGGGCGCGGCGCCGAGTTCGTGGTCACGTTGCCGCTTTCGCCGCAGGCCCCTTCGCCATCGGCAACGTCACGGTGAACTCCGCGCCTTGACCCTTGGCGCTGCGGAGCTCGATGAGGCCGCCGTGCGCCTCGACGATGCGGCGCGCCGCGTGGAGGCCGAGGCCGAGGCCTCCGTAGACCTTGGCCGCGTCGGCGCGCTCGTAGGGTTCGAAGATGCGCTCGTGGTCCTCGGGCGCGATCCCCATGCCGCCGTCCGAGACGCGGAGCTTCGCCGCGCCGTCCCCCGACGACAGGGACAACGTGATGGGCTGGCCCAGCCCGAACTTGATCGCGTTGCGGACGAGGTGGGTGATGACGAGCTGGACCGCGGCGCGGTCCCAGACCCCGATCGCAGGCGCGTCCGCGTTCAACGTGATGACCGCGCCGCCGCGCCGCCGCTCGCTCTCGAGCTCGTCGAGCACCTCGCGCGTCAACTCGCGCAGGTCGCAGGGCTCCCGCGTGAGCCCGAGGTTCTCGCCGAGCGCGCGCGAGACGTCGAGCAGCGTCTTGACGAGGGCGGACAGGCGCTCGATCTGCCGATCCGCGAGCTCGATCTTCTTGCGTTGCGCCGCGCCGAGCTGGAGCTCGCCGCGCTCCACGTCGCGGAGCAGGCTCTGGATCTGCAGCGAGAGCGGCGTGAGCGGCGTGCGTAGCTCGTGCGAGGCGGCCGAGAGGAACTCGTCCCTGCGTCGCAGCGCGTCCTCCATGCGCGCGCGCGCAAGCTCGAGCTCCGCGCGCCTGGCCTGCTCCTCGGCGAGGAGGCGATCACGCTCGGCCTCGGCCTGCTTGCTCGCGGTGACGTCGACCATCACGCCCCGCAGCCGCTTCGGCACGTTGCCCTCGACCACGACGGTCACGATGTCGCGCAGCCACACGACGCGGCCATCCGCCGCGATCATGCGATAGACGAACTCGTGCGCGGTGAGGCGCTTCGTCTCGTTCTCGCAGTAGGCCGGCGCCCAGCCCACGTCCTCGGGGTGCATGTACCGGTACCAGAACATCGGATCGCCGAGCCACTCCTCGACCGGGTAGCCGAGGATGCGCTCGGCCTGGCGGCTCACGAAGGTGAAGCGGCGCGCGGCGAGGTCGAACTCCCACACGATGCTGCCGACGTCGCTGACGAGGAAGAGCGCCTCGCGCGCCTCGGCGAGGTCGGAGATGTCGGTCATCGTGACGAGCACGTACGGCGAGCTGATCCGGTCCTCGGCGATCACGCTCGCCGCGATGCGCATGAACACGGCTCGCCCCGTGGCGGTCGTGGCCCAGGCGTCCCCCGTCCACGGCGCTGCGCCCTGCACGAGCGCGCCGAGGGATGCGCGCAGAGCCTCGTCCCCCGGAGGCGTGAGGAACGCAAAGAAGCCCGAGCGATGCCCGAAGAGCGCCGCCGCGCGCGTGCTCGTCCAGACGGCGTCGAAGGTCCTTCCGTCGACGAACCACGCGATGGACCCGTGCCGATCGAGCGTGCTCGCGAGCACCTCGACCGAACGCAGGCACGGCATGGCCCGGCTCGGGCTGTCGGTGACGGTCATCTCCCCCAAGAGGACATAATGCGCGAGGGCCAGGGCGGAAAGGAAGGGAGATCGAGGAGGCAGGCTCGTCGGGAGGTGGTCCGCGTTTTATCCGCGCCCGAAGCGGAGCACGAGCCCGAGCCAGCCGCGGGCGAGGTAGAGGGCGTTCAGCGCGAGATACATCCAGAAAAACAGGTCGAGCCGATCCGTGAGCGCGAAGATCCAGACGTGGCTCGGGTAGTGGTTGAGGAAGCGCAGGAAGGTCATGACGAGGGACGCGGCGCGCCCGACCATCGACTGCGGTTTTTTCTCGCCGACGGCCTCGTAGTGCGCCTCGGTCGGCGTCGCTTGACCCGTGAGCTCGGGCCTGCGGACGAAGTTCGTGAGTGAGATGCCCGAGGCCACGATCACCGCGCCGGCGATGGCCGCATAGAGGAACCCGACGTCACCCGCGGGCCACGCGGCGCCGTTGATGCCGAGCCCGCCCTTCCTGTGGAGGTGGACGCCGATCACCGCGACGAGCAGCACGGCCTTGGCCTCGTCGACGAAGAAATCGAAGAGGTGGCCGGTGGGCGAGGCGAGCTTCTTGTACCGCGCGAGCATGCCGTCGGCGCAGTCGAGGAGGTAGGCGAGCTCGAGGACGAGCACGGCGACGAGGCCGCCGCGGTAGCTCGGCAGCGCGATGAAGAGCGCGGAGCCCGTCACCGCGATGAAGAGGGAGAGGAGGGTGACCTGGTTCGGCGTGAGGGGCGTGCGGTGGATCGCGGCGACGAACACGGCCGCGAGCGGGCGCATCACGTACGTGTTCCAGAGCTGATCGTGCTTCTTGCGGGTGAGGCGGTAGACCTCGACGGGGCTGCCCGGCATGCGCGGGACTCTAGCGCATCAGCCGGGGACGAAGCCCTCGATCGCCTTGCCGATCTCGTCCTTCGCCTTGTCGAACTCGCGCGCGTCGCCGCCGGTCTCCAGGACGAACACGTCGGCGTCGGTGACGAAGACCGTGAGCCAGAAGATGTGGGGGCGGTCGTAGATCGTGCGCGTGTAGCGGAGCTGCTTGCCCACGGCGCCGCTCTTCGTCTTCACGTCGCGCGCCTCGGCCGCGGTGTACCCGATGTTGCGCAGCTTGAGGTCGATCGCGTCGGTCCAGAAGGAGAGGTTGCCCCTCGGCCGGTTCGGCTCGACGCGTACGCTCATCACGACGCCCTGGGCCGTGGTCGCTCGGTAGGCGTACTCCTCCTGGTCCTCGAGCTCGACGAAGCCGTCGGGCGTCACGAGCTTGAAGCCGTGGCCACAGCCGATCCCCACGAGGGAGGCGGCGAGGCAGAAGAGGAGCAGCGAAGCTTTGTGGTTCATGGTCCTTTTGCCTCCTTGCCTCAGCGAAGGCTCATCAGCGTCTCGAGGCCGACCCTCGAGAGCCACTCGATGGGCAGGTCGATCATCCGCGGCGGCGGCGGCGCGTTCGTGCCTTGCGCCACGACCTGCTGTTGCTTGGGTCGGCCTGTGACGTCGACGGTGATCGTCGAGAACGTCGCGCGCGCGCGGAGGAACCGCATGCGGCCTTCGATCTGATCGATCTCGCGGCCGATGCGCTCGAGCTCGCGCTCGACCTGCAGCGCGTCGTTCACGTTCGCCGCCTTCGCGAGGAACTCTTGCAGGCGCTTCTGCACGCTCTTCAGGTTCTGCAGGCGCACCTCGAGGTCGTGGAACTCCTCGGAGACGTCCTCCGCGCTCACGCTGCGGCGCTTGACCTCGCCGAGCTTCTCCAGCGCGGTGAGCGCGTCGCGGAAGTGCCGCGAGGGCACGCGGATCACGACGCCCGCGTCCGAGCGCGACGCGAGGTAGCCGCCGTAGGACTCGGCGAGGTCGATGATCTTGTCGATCGTCCCGGGGATGACCGCCGCCTCCGCGACCTCCATGCCGACGCGGCCCGTGTAGATGAGCAGCGGCGTGACGGGTTTGTCCTGCGGCTGCTGCGGCTCGGAGGTGCCCTCGGTCTTCTTGCCACCCGGCGCGGGTTTTCCGGCCGTGGGCTGCTGCGGCGTGGGTTGCCTCGGCGCCGCCGCGGGCGCAGCCATCGGGGCGCGCGCGCCGGGAGCCACGGGGGCCCGCGCGGCGACAGGCGGAGGCGCCGACTTCGCGGCATCGCCGCCGGAGCCGCCGAAGAAGCCCTCGTCATCGGAGCCGACGCCGTCGTCGCTCTCGTAGCGGTCATTCGAGTCGGCGCTCGCGGGCATCGGCGGGGGCGGCGCGTTCATCGGCTCGGGCGCCGCATCCATCGGCATGGCTTCGGTGGACGCCACGGACTCGGCCTGCGCGGCGCCGCCGCCGTAATACGCTGCCGGTTCGGGGTAACCAGGCGCGGGCGCGCCGGAGCTGCCGGCAGCACAGCCGACGAGGAAAAGAGAGGTGGTGATCAACGTGAGCGCGGCGAGGCGCGCTCGGAGGGTCCGGAACACGTGGGGCATGCGAGATCTCCGGGAAGCCGACGAGGAACGTTAGGCGCCGGTCCGAGCTTACACCGGCTCGCGTTCGCCCGTGGGGCCGTCGCGAACGGCCGGCTCCGGTCGGTCGCCCCGCCCATGCCAAGGCCCGAGCGACGGGGTAGCCTCTCGCCAAGGCCGTGTTCCACCCCCTCGTCGACGCCTGGTTCAAACGCCGCTTCGGCGCTCCGACGCCCGTGCAGTCGCGCGCCTGGCCCACGATTCAGCGCGGTGAGGATTGCCTCATCGCCGCCCCCACCGGCTCCGGCAAGACCCTGGCCGCGTTCCTCGCGTGCCTCGATCGGCTGGTGCGCGCGGGTGATCACGGGCCGCTCGAGGAGCACGTCGAGGTCGTCTACGTCTCGCCGCTGAAGGCGCTGTCGAACGACGTGCAGAAGAACCTCGACGAGCCGATCGCGGAGCTCACCGCGCTCGCCGACGAGCTCGGGCTCGCGCGCCCCGCCGTCCGCACGGCCGTCCGCACGGGGGACACGCCGGAGAAGGATCGGCGCAAGCTCTTCAAGAAGCCCCCGCACGTGCTGGTCACGACGCCGGAGTCGCTCTTCATCCTGCTCGGCTCCGCCTCGGGCCGTCGCGCGCTCGCGCACGTGCGGACCGTGATCGTGGACGAGATCCACGCGATCACCTCGGACAAGCGAGGCGCGCACCTCGCGCTCACGATCGAGCGCCTCGAAGAGCTCGTGACGTCGAGCGGCGAAGCGCGCCCGCAGCGCGTGGGGCTCTCGGCGACGATGCGGCCGATCGAGGTCGCGGCGCGGATGCTGGTCGGCGCGGGCAGGCCGCTGCCGACGATCATCGACGCGGGCGTGCGCCGGGATCTCGACCTCGCGGTGGAGGTCTTGCGCGAGGAGCTCGGCGCGGTTTGTACGCTCGAGCAGTGGGAGGAGCTCTACGACCGCGTGGCGGAGATGTGCCGCGCGCACCGGTCGACGCTCGTCTTCGTGAACACGCGCAGGCTCGTCGAGCGGCTGGCCCTGCACCTCGGCGAGCGGCTCGGCGAGGAGGCCGTGGCCGCCCACCACGGCAGCCTCTCGCGTTCGCGGAGGCTCGCGGCGGAGCGCAGGCTGAAGGCCGGCGAGCTCAAGGTCGTGGTGGCGACGGCGTCGCTCGAGCTCGGCATCGACGTGGGCGCCGTGGACCTCGTCTGCCTCGTGGGGTCGCCGCGGACGATCGCGACGGCGCTGCAGCGGATCGGCCGCTCGGGCCACGCGCTCGCGGCGACGCCGAAGGGCAGGCTCTTCCCGCTGACGCGGGATCAGCTCGTCGAGTGCGCGGCGATCGTGCGAGCGGCGCGGCGCGGCGAGATCGACCGCATCAGCATGCGAGACGCGCCGCTCGACGTGCTCGCGCAGCAGATCGTGGCGGCGTGCGCGTCGGGGGAGCGGGGCGAGGACGAGCTCTTCGCGCTCGCGCGGCGCGCGGCTCCGTACGAGAGGCTCGGGCGCGCGGCGTACGACGACGTCGTGCAGATGCTCGCCGAGGGCGTCTCGGCGCGGCGCGGGCGCGCGGGCGCGCTGCTCTTCCGGGACAGCGTGAACAGGAGGCTCAAGGCGAGGCGGGGGGCTTCGATCGCGGCGCTCACGTCGGGCGGGGCGATCCCGGACAACGGCAACTACGACGTCGTGCTCGCGGACGGGACGAAGGTAGGATCGGTCGACGAGGATTTCGCGATCGACTCGTCGGCGGGTGACGTCTTCCTCCTCGGATCGACGTCGTGGCGCATCCGTCGCATCGAGGCGGGCAAGGTGTGGGTCGAGGACGCGCCGGGCGCGCCGCCGACGGTGCCGTTCTGGTTCGGCGAGGGGCCGGCGCGCTCGCGCGAGCTCTCCGCCGAGGTGGGGGCGCTGCGCGAGGAGGTCGCGCGGCGGATGTTCGAGGGGCGCGAGCCAGGCGAGCCGGTGCGGCTCTTCCAGACGGCGGCGTGGCTCGAGGAGGCGTGCGCGCTCGATCGCGCGGGGGCGGTCTTGCTCTGCGAGTACGTGGCGGCGGCGCGATCGGCGCTCGGGGAGATGCCGTCGCAGGGCGTCGTCGTAGCGGAGCGGTTCTTCGACGAGGCGGGCGGCATGCAGCTCGTGCTGCACGCGCCCTTCGGCGCGCGCATCAACCGCGCCTGGGGCCTCGCGCTGCGCAAGCGGTTCTGCCGGAGCTTCGACTTCGAGCTGCAAGCCGCGGCGACCGATGACGGCGTGCTCCTCTCGCTCGGCGCGCAGCACAGCTTCCCGCTCGAGGTGATCTTCGAGATGTTGCGGCCCGAGGGGGTCGTGGGCGTGCTCGAGCAGGCGGCGCTGCAGGCGCCCATGTTCGGCACGCGTTTCCGGTGGAACGCGACACGTTCGCTCCAGATCCTGCGCTTCTCGGGCGGGCGAAAGGTGCCGGCGCCGCTCGTCCGGATGCGCAGCGACGACCTCATCGCCGCCGTCTTCCCCGCGCAGCTCGGCTGCCAGGATAACCACGGGCGCGACGCGATCCTCGAGATCCCCGATCACCCGCTCGTGCGCGAGACGATGCGCGACTGCCTGACGGAGGTGATGGACGCCGAGGGGCTCGGCGAGGTGCTCGATCGGATCAAGCGCGGCGAGATCCGGATCGTCTCACGCGAGACGGCCGAGCCGAGCGTCCTCTCCCACGAGATCCTGAACGCCAACCCGTACGCGTTCCTCGACGACGCGCCGCTCGAAGAGCGAAGGGCGCGCGCGGTCGCCGTGCGCCGCGGCTTGCCGCCGGACGTGGTCGATCGCATCGGCGGGCTCGATCCCGAGGCCATCGAGGCCGTGATCGCGGAGGCCCGGCCGGTGGTGCGCGACGAGGACGAGCTCGCCGATCTGCTGCTCGACGTCACGGCGTTGCCCGAGGAGGAGGCGAGCGCGCTCGGCTACGATCACCTCCTCGAAGCGCTCGTGCGAGCGCGCCGCGTCGCGAGGCTCGCGGGGCCGGGGATCACGGGGGCCGTGTGGGTCGCGGCCGAGCGGCGCGATCGGGCGGCGTCGATCTGGCCCGGAGCGACGTTCACGCCTGCGATCGAGGTTCCCACGAAGGCGCCCGCCGACGCGCCCGCCGAGGGAGAACACGAGGCCGCGATCGCCGGGCTCGTGCGTGGCTGGCTCGCGCTCGTCGGGCCGATCCAGGCGGCGACGCTCGCCGAGCGCCTGTCGATCGAGGTCGCGGACATCGAGATCGCCCTCGCGCGCGTGGAGGCGGACGGCGTGGTCCTGCGCGGGCGCTTTTCGCCGGAGCTCGCGCCCGGCGCGATCGA comes from the Polyangium spumosum genome and includes:
- a CDS encoding ATP-binding protein is translated as MAKADGEPGRSATATAAAPAEGTDSFLDSIVEHIPHMVFVKDAAELRFVLFNRAGEELLGLRRDALIGKNDADLFPTEQAAFFVAKDREVLSGKRLVDISEEPIHTRRGLRVLHTKKIPIVDGRGEPRFLLGISEDITERKLLEERIRRADERQRILAQASAALTPDGGEPLFEVARLALPVGGDGCIFLVDAASGASRVAVAHSDPAREARWRRLVETSNLVERFSEPARAALEAGAPLVLNEIDPATLASFTPSAADAVELAALGPHALLVVSLRGRDRRLGTLVFLRDVTPTAFDDDDRAFAERFAQRVAGDLDNARLYHELERAEAAQRFLGEAAERLAGSLDVDELVRLVPRLVVPFLGDMCVMYLLNQEGQACRFGCAHVEPDKERQLVDLVERYLPRGAQPGAIPARSHEPILDPEIDEATFDRRGVDAEQRAHWRRIGISTAMAVPVRARGRVLGSISFGRNLGPRYRSEDLALAIALADRVGISMDNARLYQEAQDALRARDEFLSIASHELRSPLTTVCLSVDMLARGLRGGVSVDACLTRVEGTRRQLARLKRLVDGLLDVSRIAAGRLVLEIGEVDLCALCTDLVDRITEEARGVGSEVHLRARCDRTIHGDVLRIEQVLTNLLGNALRYAAPAPVHVHVEVDEGGARISVRDEGKGISPEDLPRIFDRFERAAASGAHGGLGLGLYIARQICEAHGGSICAFSEPGRGAEFVVTLPLSPQAPSPSATSR
- a CDS encoding DUF4349 domain-containing protein; the encoded protein is MPHVFRTLRARLAALTLITTSLFLVGCAAGSSGAPAPGYPEPAAYYGGGAAQAESVASTEAMPMDAAPEPMNAPPPPMPASADSNDRYESDDGVGSDDEGFFGGSGGDAAKSAPPPVAARAPVAPGARAPMAAPAAAPRQPTPQQPTAGKPAPGGKKTEGTSEPQQPQDKPVTPLLIYTGRVGMEVAEAAVIPGTIDKIIDLAESYGGYLASRSDAGVVIRVPSRHFRDALTALEKLGEVKRRSVSAEDVSEEFHDLEVRLQNLKSVQKRLQEFLAKAANVNDALQVERELERIGREIDQIEGRMRFLRARATFSTITVDVTGRPKQQQVVAQGTNAPPPPRMIDLPIEWLSRVGLETLMSLR
- a CDS encoding serine/threonine protein kinase produces the protein MNHKASLLLFCLAASLVGIGCGHGFKLVTPDGFVELEDQEEYAYRATTAQGVVMSVRVEPNRPRGNLSFWTDAIDLKLRNIGYTAAEARDVKTKSGAVGKQLRYTRTIYDRPHIFWLTVFVTDADVFVLETGGDAREFDKAKDEIGKAIEGFVPG
- a CDS encoding DEAD/DEAH box helicase; the protein is MFHPLVDAWFKRRFGAPTPVQSRAWPTIQRGEDCLIAAPTGSGKTLAAFLACLDRLVRAGDHGPLEEHVEVVYVSPLKALSNDVQKNLDEPIAELTALADELGLARPAVRTAVRTGDTPEKDRRKLFKKPPHVLVTTPESLFILLGSASGRRALAHVRTVIVDEIHAITSDKRGAHLALTIERLEELVTSSGEARPQRVGLSATMRPIEVAARMLVGAGRPLPTIIDAGVRRDLDLAVEVLREELGAVCTLEQWEELYDRVAEMCRAHRSTLVFVNTRRLVERLALHLGERLGEEAVAAHHGSLSRSRRLAAERRLKAGELKVVVATASLELGIDVGAVDLVCLVGSPRTIATALQRIGRSGHALAATPKGRLFPLTRDQLVECAAIVRAARRGEIDRISMRDAPLDVLAQQIVAACASGERGEDELFALARRAAPYERLGRAAYDDVVQMLAEGVSARRGRAGALLFRDSVNRRLKARRGASIAALTSGGAIPDNGNYDVVLADGTKVGSVDEDFAIDSSAGDVFLLGSTSWRIRRIEAGKVWVEDAPGAPPTVPFWFGEGPARSRELSAEVGALREEVARRMFEGREPGEPVRLFQTAAWLEEACALDRAGAVLLCEYVAAARSALGEMPSQGVVVAERFFDEAGGMQLVLHAPFGARINRAWGLALRKRFCRSFDFELQAAATDDGVLLSLGAQHSFPLEVIFEMLRPEGVVGVLEQAALQAPMFGTRFRWNATRSLQILRFSGGRKVPAPLVRMRSDDLIAAVFPAQLGCQDNHGRDAILEIPDHPLVRETMRDCLTEVMDAEGLGEVLDRIKRGEIRIVSRETAEPSVLSHEILNANPYAFLDDAPLEERRARAVAVRRGLPPDVVDRIGGLDPEAIEAVIAEARPVVRDEDELADLLLDVTALPEEEASALGYDHLLEALVRARRVARLAGPGITGAVWVAAERRDRAASIWPGATFTPAIEVPTKAPADAPAEGEHEAAIAGLVRGWLALVGPIQAATLAERLSIEVADIEIALARVEADGVVLRGRFSPELAPGAIEWCDRRLLARIHRRTVDGLRRAIEPASPAELMRFLLAWQGVIPGQRAHAAGGLARVVEQLQGFEIAAGAWESEILPARVEAYDPSWLDLLCLSGEVTWGRLSPRASAGGAPTRAAPITLALRRDLAWLLAEPSEAPAQATLGDEGLSAAARRVLGALGAAGASFFEDIVRASGLSRPEVEEALWELVSAGRITGDGFAGLRGLLGPSTRARARSTSNHTSRGAPVLAAGRWALFRAPALVDAPPAGGADPAATIEAFARQLLRRWGIVVRELVSRESRAPAWRDLVRVYRRLEMRGEVRGGRLVASFIGEQFALPEALDALRAMRKAPLRGEVVRLSACDPLNLVGTILPGERVPSTLSHFVTYRDGMPMSEEAGEDENVGPQKVRPHERTAARAG
- a CDS encoding CDP-alcohol phosphatidyltransferase family protein, whose protein sequence is MPGSPVEVYRLTRKKHDQLWNTYVMRPLAAVFVAAIHRTPLTPNQVTLLSLFIAVTGSALFIALPSYRGGLVAVLVLELAYLLDCADGMLARYKKLASPTGHLFDFFVDEAKAVLLVAVIGVHLHRKGGLGINGAAWPAGDVGFLYAAIAGAVIVASGISLTNFVRRPELTGQATPTEAHYEAVGEKKPQSMVGRAASLVMTFLRFLNHYPSHVWIFALTDRLDLFFWMYLALNALYLARGWLGLVLRFGRG
- a CDS encoding sensor histidine kinase; the encoded protein is MTVTDSPSRAMPCLRSVEVLASTLDRHGSIAWFVDGRTFDAVWTSTRAAALFGHRSGFFAFLTPPGDEALRASLGALVQGAAPWTGDAWATTATGRAVFMRIAASVIAEDRISSPYVLVTMTDISDLAEAREALFLVSDVGSIVWEFDLAARRFTFVSRQAERILGYPVEEWLGDPMFWYRYMHPEDVGWAPAYCENETKRLTAHEFVYRMIAADGRVVWLRDIVTVVVEGNVPKRLRGVMVDVTASKQAEAERDRLLAEEQARRAELELARARMEDALRRRDEFLSAASHELRTPLTPLSLQIQSLLRDVERGELQLGAAQRKKIELADRQIERLSALVKTLLDVSRALGENLGLTREPCDLRELTREVLDELESERRRGGAVITLNADAPAIGVWDRAAVQLVITHLVRNAIKFGLGQPITLSLSSGDGAAKLRVSDGGMGIAPEDHERIFEPYERADAAKVYGGLGLGLHAARRIVEAHGGLIELRSAKGQGAEFTVTLPMAKGPAAKAAT